In Helianthus annuus cultivar XRQ/B chromosome 8, HanXRQr2.0-SUNRISE, whole genome shotgun sequence, a single genomic region encodes these proteins:
- the LOC110871468 gene encoding cysteine-rich receptor-like protein kinase 11, with product METKSLISLMLLLQAFINGVNPALPPGQQSSICSKNGDLNSNELLKSRDVALDKLKNFEPPYTGDRMTSYQGITAKALCPPKIKMQDCSACVKETIPTLLKSCPKQKEGATWSILPNLYCMVRYADHPKQGNIAGWAQFSSKPNYPPTNATAGELENALNNLANTLKAKVEANSLENYGSGSISYGPGSHSTLYGSMQCIPTISVGDCKKCLSDATNQLHQCCTKSRKLIGRVFSVNCAVWYSHTNFLPKTFQTISTPSLANQVIE from the coding sequence ATGGAAACCAAATCCCTAATTTCGCTCATGCTCCTTCTTCAAGCATTTATCAATGGTGTTAATCCAGCCCTACCTCCGGGTCAACAATCCTCTATCTGTAGTAAAAATGGTGATTTGAATTCAAACGAACTACTAAAATCACGAGATGTCGCACTCGATAAACTCAAAAACTTTGAACCTCCATACACCGGTGATCGAATGACCAGTTATCAGGGAATTACGGCCAAAGCTCTTTGTCCCCCCAAAATTAAAATGCAAGATTGCAGTGCGTGTGTCAAAGAAACAATCCCTACTCTTTTGAAAAGTTGTCCTAAACAAAAGGAAGGTGCCACTTGGTCAATCTTACCGAACTTGTATTGCATGGTGCGCTATGCGGATCATCCAAAGCAAGGAAATATAGCCGGTTGGGCTCAGTTCAGTAGCAAACCAAATTATCCTCCGACTAATGCTACCGCTGGTGAGTTGGAGAATGCGTTGAATAATTTGGCAAATACACTAAAGGCGAAGGTAGAAGCTAATAGCTTAGAGAATTACGGGTCTGGGTCTATAAGTTATGGACCAGGTTCCCACAGTACTTTATATGGGTCCATGCAATGTATTCCAACTATATCGGTGGGGGACtgcaagaaatgtttatcagatgcaACTAATCAGCTCCATCAGTGCTGTACCAAATCAAGAAAACTGATCGGAAGGGTCTTTTCTGTTAATTGTGCCGTTTGGTATTCACATACTAATTTTCTTCCTAAGACATTTCAGACCATCTCCACCCCATCTCTAGCAAATCAGGTAATTGAATGA
- the LOC110870542 gene encoding uncharacterized protein LOC110870542, translating to MGDLLELIYVMWMMLFFIGEWSKENISNLNRIPGFLDFLLCSSLKVNLQKSCIYGSGVTQEDVHSIANLIHGKVGVLPFTFLSLPIRVNMKRVKFWKPIVDKFNFNLFGWKARNLSLTGRVTLAKVVLGALSN from the coding sequence ATGGGGGACCTACTTGAACTCATTTATGTTATGTGGATGATGTTGTTTTTCATTGGTGAATGGTCGAAGGAAAACATCTCGAATCTCAACCGGATTCCTGGATTCCTAGATTTTTTACTTTGTTCAAGTTTAAAAGTCAACCTCCAAAAGAGTTGTATCTACGGATCCGGTGTAACGCAAGAGGATGTTCACTCTATAGCTAATCTTATTCATGGTAAGGTCGGCGTGCTTCCTTTTACTTTTCTTAGTCTTCCTATTAGGGTAAATATGAAGAGGGTTAAGTTTTGGAAACCAATCGTGGATAAATTTAATTTCAACTTATTCGGGTGGAAGGCTAGAAACCTTTCTTTGACGGGAAGGGTGACTCTTGCTAAAGTGGTTCTTGGTGCTCTTTCGAATTAG